The Streptomyces sp. NBC_01689 genome includes a window with the following:
- a CDS encoding sensor histidine kinase, with protein MFEATASPFLGRARVGVARWSALSVVERDAVCTLLLAPVVFAPVTARIGAEFGDLPQRPYDLAGVLLALALWLPLVLRRRWPGICLGLVAGAFAVHELLGCPQTLASWGLYIALYSFGAHGTRADGARLGPVAAVATGLYVMFALGLYGRGSPQRTTDYVLIYLVLIGCWGTGRAVRARRAAETEQRRLGVEAAMARERARIARELHDVVTHHVTAMVVQADAAQYLLADAPDRVAVGLEAISDSGRHALTDLQDLLGVLKASGGAPADGGATDGGATDGGATDGGATDGGATDGGSANGGAADGGPAGRRTPALGRLGDLVEQTRAAGQPVRLTESGERRPLATAVELAAYRVVQETLTNALKHAPGHRTDVQVRYGRAEIEVEVTTEGTPAAPAGPAASGSPRSGPLVRGGGHGLLGLRERVGVFGGELLSGTRPDGGFRVHARIPSKEPV; from the coding sequence GTGTTCGAGGCGACGGCGTCACCCTTCCTGGGCAGGGCGCGGGTGGGTGTGGCGCGCTGGAGTGCGCTGAGCGTGGTGGAACGGGACGCGGTCTGCACGTTGCTGCTCGCGCCGGTGGTGTTCGCACCCGTGACAGCACGGATCGGCGCGGAGTTCGGTGATCTGCCGCAGCGCCCCTACGACCTGGCCGGAGTCCTGCTCGCGCTCGCCCTGTGGCTGCCACTGGTGCTGCGGCGGCGGTGGCCGGGGATCTGCCTGGGCCTGGTGGCGGGCGCGTTCGCCGTGCACGAACTGCTCGGCTGTCCACAGACGTTGGCGAGCTGGGGACTCTACATCGCTCTCTACAGCTTCGGTGCCCACGGGACCCGTGCCGACGGCGCCCGCCTCGGTCCGGTGGCGGCGGTCGCGACCGGACTGTACGTGATGTTCGCGCTGGGGCTGTACGGAAGAGGTTCCCCGCAGCGGACGACCGATTACGTCCTCATCTACCTGGTGCTGATCGGCTGCTGGGGCACCGGCCGGGCCGTACGGGCGCGACGGGCGGCCGAGACCGAGCAGCGGCGGCTGGGTGTGGAGGCGGCCATGGCGCGGGAACGGGCCCGTATCGCACGGGAGTTGCACGACGTCGTGACCCATCACGTCACCGCGATGGTGGTGCAGGCCGACGCCGCCCAGTACCTGCTCGCCGACGCTCCTGACCGGGTGGCCGTGGGTCTGGAAGCGATCAGTGACTCCGGCCGCCACGCCCTGACGGATCTTCAGGATCTGCTCGGCGTCCTCAAGGCGTCCGGCGGTGCGCCCGCCGACGGCGGCGCCACGGACGGTGGCGCCACGGACGGTGGCGCCACGGACGGTGGCGCCACGGACGGTGGCGCCACGGACGGTGGTTCCGCGAACGGCGGCGCCGCGGACGGTGGGCCCGCGGGACGCCGGACGCCGGCCCTCGGAAGGCTGGGCGATCTGGTGGAGCAGACCCGAGCGGCGGGACAGCCCGTGCGGCTGACCGAGTCGGGGGAGCGGCGTCCCCTGGCCACCGCCGTGGAACTGGCCGCCTACCGCGTGGTGCAGGAGACCCTGACCAACGCGCTCAAGCACGCCCCCGGCCACCGCACGGACGTCCAAGTCCGTTACGGACGGGCGGAGATAGAGGTCGAGGTCACCACCGAGGGAACGCCCGCCGCGCCTGCCGGGCCCGCCGCGTCCGGCTCACCCCGGTCCGGACCGCTCGTCCGGGGTGGCGGGCACGGGCTGCTCGGGCTGCGTGAACGGGTCGGGGTGTTCGGCGGCGAGCTGCTGTCGGGTACCCGCCCGGACGGCGGATTCCGTGTCCACGCCCGCATTCCCTCGAAAGAGCCCGTATGA